In Acipenser ruthenus chromosome 25, fAciRut3.2 maternal haplotype, whole genome shotgun sequence, the sequence cgtcaacccaggagactttttgaaccaggagtcacaaatggaaattagacaaaggggcattcagaacagaaaataggaggcacttttttacatagaaaattgtgagggtctggaaccaacttagtaatgttgaagccgacaccctgggatccttcttgatgatactctgagatcaataagctactaacaaccaaacgagcaagatgggctgaatggcatcctcttgtttgcaaatcctcccatgctcccatgtagtttaaatggcctaggagggacagaagattgcgtttagtagggggggggggaccggaccggaccggaccggacagaaaagtggaaatataaaaaatacaatcccctgaggacaggctcaatgggcatgattttaaatgtgtttgatatattggctttagccagtcatgcgtttttcccagcaattttgattaagaatatggcgtggtcgatttgcatattgcagggagcaatgttcgtgagggactgttgatgctggatgtgatggagttacggtgagcgaAAATGAAGTAAGTTACAggcagaatagcacaggttccttcaatgaagttattacaaatctggcaaaacaatctctggatacaaatgctcaaaactgccgatgagcagtgagggaagggaaccagaaaggttagggaacctgcagtgagagaagggaaccagaaaggttatagttagaggtgaagggagcactatgggggcctgctggacgcccacagtggccaaagaggtcattgcaggggcctgctggacgcctgcagtgagggaagggagccagaaaggttatagttggaggtgaagggagcactatgggggcctgctggacgcccatagtggccaaagaggtcattgcaggggcctgctggacgcctgcagtgagggaaaggaaccagaaaggttatatttggaggtgaagggagcactatgggggcctgctggacgcccatagtggccaaagagatcactgcaggggcctgctggatgcctgcagtgatgagggggtgtaaccagaaggttacagatgcatattatacaacagtggcgggtgtcgaaaccccaggatagatcgcgggagcagccgctcctaactgtaataataatctctggatacaaatgctcaaaactgctgaagcacagaaagaaaagcatttcacagagaaaggatcactatgagggcctgctggacgcccatagtggcaaaagaggtcactgcaggggcctgctggacgcctgcagtgaggggaggtaacctgaaaggttatagttggagccagaatgctcaggaactgctaaatgagcctttgattgacaggtgcgatggtcctgctttcggatttttccggtagtagaagcgcttcgtggagatgcagtcggtgcgggggaggtgtttcaagtccgcttataatacgcggaaattgggcttgcttcttgagtcgcgggttggaatttgtaaaaacacccatactgacatgggttgggcttgttttgtgatacttggcaacactgggtaaagcaacgatcagtgctgacgtcatagaGCCTGcaacgggaaggatgaaataaagtaaacaaattctccttacgtgctgtagatttaaatgggatgttgttgctacgaagataaagctggagccgggagatcgtccagtctctgatgtcaggagttgcggaggaacgagtggccaggcgggagccacagcagacaggagaagctgacatctgggcagagaagtttggagtggtaataccgccgaccgaagttgtggtggagttggcccgggaagggctggttgaactggttgcgtggatctcggctccggggaaacagcaaacagatcgtcatccgtcgaaacggaataatccagactgcagaccatgatgcgtgcatgtacgatgaaatcaaaacgcaactgagagataagtgaagagggtatttatagtgctaacaatttaaattagctaatgtgtaaattgaatgattcaatttggtgatgcggagattggtgtctgaccctcctcccgaactttaattataaatttcatttgtgTAGCAAAAACATGGTGCAATTCAGCTAACCCCTCCTCTGATCCAAGTGTGGGATCTGATTGGGTGTCAATCTGCCTCATTACAATCTCATGGGCTCCAAAACTGCCCTTGTTGGCCTTATTCCCGCCTCTGTGTTTCTCAAAGGAGTACAGTCCTAGTATACTTCCTTGAAGGTAGTGTAAATAGTCCATATGTGCTTTGAGTGTGAAGAGCCTGGAGTTGTGGATTTATTGTAAAAGGATTCTATGTAAATGCAATCATGGTGGTGTCGTTTGACAAATCTAATCTAAATCTGTTTTACACTAaggaattataaaatatatattttctgttgcCCTCATTATAACCATTTGTACTTGTCAGAACAAATCAAGTATTGAGTTTTTTTCAGCTCTGTATTTTTTGTCTACATTTAATTCACATGACTGAGAAACCCACTGAGCTACAAAATGATCTGAACGCTAATTCCAGGAATGGTAGATACACTGGCGAGAGCATTTGCGTCTGTCTCCCTCACGCGCTCTCGGAAAAGGATTGTACAGCTGCTCCCACTGAATAATCACTTCCTACTGCAGTAAGTACGTTTAAGCTCTTGCTTAAACGTGAAGCTGACAAACAGCTCGTCATATTAAGGATGCGTAAATTCACGCTGTCCTTGCTCTAGGAGTTCGTAAACTACCGAAGCGCGCTCTTTGTGGTTCAGCtcaataaatgattttttttttcccccaggatcaaaataaatgattatttttttccaGGATCAAAGAGGGGATTCAGAGAGGATTTTCGTTACCAATTCATTCTATAGTTCTGTCACTTTATTAAGAGTGTGCGGATATTCCGATTTTCCAAGTAACTGCCTTTAACGTGTTTTAAGCCAGAAGGtgttatttaaaacagaaaagaacactgttaaaaaacatgttaattagcGAAACATGAAACGATGTTTTTCCCGTCGTTTGCAATCTACACATAATTAAGTACCAATGAATACTAATAAGATGACCTCTTCTTGCAGCGTAAATTAATATAAAATTAGCCACTAGCTTATCACAACCTAAACAATTAAAGCAACTCATATTGTCTTaactttgtttaatttttttgttgttgttgtatgatCAATCACTCAAATACAGGTTCACTAAACGCTTGATATCTAGACGTTTAATATCGCTTAATATTGAAAACAGAATGGTAGGTCAAACAAATGTGATAGTTTCCAAAGAGCGTCAGAGTGACTTTGCAAACACaccaaaatgttgttttattggaTAGAGACCAATCAACGGGTGATTTTCAAAGACCCTGTTAagtgtaacacaggaagtgaacatGAAAAATATCTTCACTTGAGTAACGAAAAGAAAAATTCTGGAAAAACAAAAACTCTTTTCTCATCATTTGCAATCTACACAGTATTAAGCACCAATCAATGCTAATAGCACAGCTTTTATCTGGcattgcaaattaatataaaattaTACTAAGCTTCTCTGAACTGAATCTAGCAAAACCACTCTATTTTCTAATAACATTTCACTGAGAACTGACTCTTCTAAGGAGTATCCAATAAACAGGATGTGGATGTGAAAAATATTTTTACCTGTCGTGGAAAACAAAGAAGCAATGGCAAAACCACAATGGAGCGTTACTATTCACACAAGACCACGCTTTAATGACTGCAACGTCGTATGCTTTGCAAAAGAATTTCATAGAACCTGAATACCTTGATTTTGTTTGAAGATCCAGCGTCATACAGTGATCATCTTCTGTGAATCAGGTTACCTTTTGCAtggctgtaaatacacagtacctATTTAAATGGCTTAACTATGCAGATGCTTTCCCGATCTAGCTTGAGTTACAAGATGAAAGAGAATCTAGCAACTAGCGCTAAAGAGCTGCTCCTTAACCAGACCTTATCATTTTAACACAGACTATATCCACAAAGTTCTGAGTATTTTCCAACAGGAACCATTAAAGATTGTGAACATGTAATCTCAATCAACTAGAAATAGAAATCGTTTCTAAATAGATTAAAATGTTCACATCTGACAAACAAATAGGACGAGTCTCTTACCTACAGTTATAGCTAATTAGTACCTTCCCTAATTAATCAGTACCTCGTCTAATTAATATATGCCAGGTTTAATTAGAAATCTGTTAGGTTGCTTACCGTGACTTGATCTTTGAAATATGTTCACATCACACATGATCTGTGTGATGTGAATGGCAAGTCTCTCTGCCGTTCCTTTTCATTGGGGATTCCAAAGACAGGTTTCCAACGATAGCACGACGCCGAGCAGTTTGGATAAACACACCACAAAGGGTTTATGGGTTGAAGTCCTGGGAAAGTTCCTGTTGTGTTTTTCATCAGCACCTGATTTACAAATTCAGGAAATCCAGGAATAGActtctgtttttaaatcaaaTCTGTGGTGTGAGCCTTGGTTTCCCTATACAACAGGTACTGTTTTTAAAGACTGAATATATATCACATATATGTGCTTGTCTAGAGTAATATAGTTTCACTGAATGATGATCTTGCATGATTTAGTTAGTGCGGATAGTTCCATTCTATCACAGCCAGCTAGTCATCCTAATTGACATTCACAATTATGTCAATAACAGTGTTAATAGTGCCAGCATTTGTACAACCTAAATTAATCAATCATTGCTtacttacaataaaaaaacattagtCCGTTATATTTTATccagaagtattattattattattattattattattattattattattattattattattatttaccagtcACGAGACTACAGACAAGGCAAGGCAAATACACATTTCCTCAGagaaaaataaactgtataaAATTAGCAAGAAACAAGCTCATTTCATAAAGGAGATATTTAGTTATTGTGCCGAGTAATATCGTTAACCGTGTTTTATTGTTCtttgaaaatacagtacaaacactACCAGAGCTTCAGAACAGGGCCTGTGTATTCTAGTGCTAACTGCAGCTtgctctttctctatcacccttaTACTGTGAGCTGCTATGCTGTATATAGTTATACAGTGAACCTCTATTTAAAGTAGTTATACTACTACACCTTCCCTCACCCCTCCGGtacaaataatacaaagagaAAGTAAGAAAGTATGCCGGGCTGATGCGCTGCTTCGTATGCACTGGCGTTTGTGGATGCAGTTTttacattataaatacaaaatataaatacagcgTCAGTTAAACTGGGAAGTAAACTGAAGGTTTGCGCAACCGAATAATGTCGTGTTTGCATTCCtacatgtttgcattcctatatttgtggggacttctcattgactctcacaattttttttttttattaactatttctaactccagtcagacaaaactccacacagggatACACACACTCGCCCTGGTAAAAAGCTATGGTTCCTGCTTCGGAAACATGGACAGAACGATATTGCATAATCCTGCCTATGCATACGTGTGTGCAGGGCTTGCATTGAATCCAAGTCATATTATTATAATGTGAATAGGTCTTGGTTTATGTTGTATTGTTAAAATGATACATACATACTTGCATTCCCACAACtgcctggactggattagataATACGCTTTGGCTTGATGGTCTGGGGGATTCCAAAGCCTCTTCTATCCAGGGGAATACTGCTACCATTACTTATTACGTAAGAGACTTGCACCCTTTACAAATAACATGTCAGAATATTATTGATAAAATGATTACGGCTTTATTGTGTATAAGCACAGTCTTTCACAAAAAAACGTTTCACTACAGCAGTTAGATCCAGCtttttctatataaaacacacacataagaaGGACAAATCGTATTTCTGAGCGTTCCCGCTGACATTCATTAATCGCTAGCATAACCGTTTTTCAATGCTTGGGCGTCTTCTGTTATTGAGTTTTAAGTACAGTTCTGGCAATATTGCAGCTGGTCTGCAAAAGAACAAGCAAGGAAAAGAAACCACCCCACACTTAAGTGCACCCTTATTATCTACAGTACTGGGGTTGCTGAAAGACCGATGCACTCAAGGCAACGTTTTGAATTGCGAGCAGCGGTCGAGGCAACGTACCTCAGAGGCCAGTTAAAGTGTCCAATGATATTAGACTCTCAATGCATACTGTCTAGATGCATTTGCCTCACTTGAAACCACATTCATAAAATGCTGTAGAATGTGTTAACCCAAGTCCCCCAAGACCCTCTGACCTGTCCGGCTTTACAGCATTCATTTTCAACTGTGATGAATGCCTAGGTTCCCTACAAACCCATTTTTACTGAACTTTACAAtcatacttttatttttacagtcaCCGCACATCTGTACTGTACGCTCTAAAGAATCTGCTTTACcaatatttaataaatcaaataaacaaacacaaatcctATTGTATTGGCATCGCCATAGGTTCCCcccacgaacacacacacacacacacacacacacacacacatatatatggcTTTTTATACTACCTTGTTTCGCTGTACTCTTAaagtgcttttattaaacaaagacTGCACAGCTTTGGAACCATAGGCATCCCCCTAccactagcaaaaaaaaaaaaaaatcaggggggaAACCCCTAATTAACATCACTCGGCAACAGTAGCTGAGCAGCAGGACAACCACCATAGGGGGGAAACGGAGGAATTCATAAGATATGGTTGCCTTACCACAGAGAAGCTGCATCCACGCACAGGTCTTGTAAACAGTCGCGGTGTTGCAGAAGAAGAAGAGAGCGAAGCAGGCGATACAACCCAGgatcagcaccatggacagcagCACGAAGAAGGAGGCTGCCTTGAACGCGCTCGACGGAATGGAACTGAAATCTGCGAAGGTACCCCGGCAGGTGAGCTCCCGATTCGACATGCCGTTTCCCACACAGTAGTGAAACAAGCCGAAATAGCCGGCGTGGGGGGTGTTGACACTGTCCCCAATCCAGTAAGGCTGGATAAACACGACCACATTTATAATGGCAAAGCATATGGTAAAGATTGCCCATAGCACTCCAATCGCTCTGGAGTTTCGCATATAGTTGTCATGGTAAAGCTTGGAGGCTTCCTGTGAAGgcagcattttgttttctcttttaccttcttcttcttcttgtatcGCTGAACCAGTCGTAAAAGCAGCagtctattataatattttaagaaaataaagcaccgggtttttttatttacacacacatagAACAAAAATGTTCAGATCTGTGGTCTAGAGATGAATCGATAATACAATCCCGTGTACTACAAATGCAAAATAACAAACTGAAGCTAGCTCCAAGCTCAAGAAATCCCAACTTGAAAACCGATTTCTCAGCATCGATTATTTATATAATTAAGAAAATTATACCTCCCATCAGAATGAATGCCAGGAAGCAAATATCGGGTGAGGTTTCACCGGGAATGGGAAATACAATCTTCTGGTTGCAAAAAAGGTTCGCGGCAAAAACAGAAACATCCGTGGATAGCAGATCACAGAACTCCCTCTGATCTGGAGGCTTTGCTTTCTACAGTGAATGCAGATGTGGACGCTCTCGAGCTGCTGCTGCTTGCGGACGGGACTCCATGATTGTTGCTGCTGCTTCTCTGTCTCAGCTCTGCGCGCTCGTGTGGATGTTGAGAGATGCTGACGGCGCGCTCACAGTTGTCGCAAATCGGTTTCCAGCGTTACTTGTGGGTTTCAGAGGtctggtaattaaaaaaaaaacaaaaaaaaaaacacgttacaat encodes:
- the LOC117413818 gene encoding LHFPL tetraspan subfamily member 4 protein isoform X2; the encoded protein is MLPSQEASKLYHDNYMRNSRAIGVLWAIFTICFAIINVVVFIQPYWIGDSVNTPHAGYFGLFHYCVGNGMSNRELTCRGTFADFSSIPSSAFKAASFFVLLSMVLILGCIACFALFFFCNTATVYKTCAWMQLLCAVCLVLGCMIFPNGWDSEVVRDMCGDDTDKYTLGNCSVRWAYILAIIGILDALILSFLAFVLGNRQNDLLQDELTTDNKD
- the LOC117413818 gene encoding LHFPL tetraspan subfamily member 4 protein isoform X1, with the translated sequence MLPSQEASKLYHDNYMRNSRAIGVLWAIFTICFAIINVVVFIQPYWIGDSVNTPHAGYFGLFHYCVGNGMSNRELTCRGTFADFSSIPSSAFKAASFFVLLSMVLILGCIACFALFFFCNTATVYKTCAWMQLLCAVCLVLGCMIFPNGWDSEVVRDMCGDDTDKYTLGNCSVRWAYILAIIGILDALILSFLAFVLGNRQNDLLQDELTTDNKDFTITGRI